The following nucleotide sequence is from Streptomyces bathyalis.
CCCGAGTCCTTGCGCCACAGCCCGCTGACGATGTCCACGGCTTCGGACGGCGTCGCGGCGAACTCCAGCCCCGCGTAGACGGGCGCGCAGGCGTCCAGGCCGAGGTCCTGTGCGCTCAGCCGCCTGCCGAGCCGGCGTGTGAAGACCTCCGCGATCAGCGCGGGCGTCGTGCCGCGTGGCTGCTGGCCGCGCAGCCACCGCGTCACCGAAGTCTTGTCGTAGCGCAGATCGAGCCCGTGCTCCAGGCCCAACTGGTCCACGCGCCGGGCCAGTCCGGCGTTGGAGAAGCCGGCCTCCGCGATGAGCGCGGCGAGCTGGCGGTTGGGGACGCGCTGCGCCGAGGACTGCCCGGGCGACGACGAAGGAGACGGTGACGAAGGGGAGGACGCGGCGGAGGAAGAGGGGGAGGACTCGGCCGAGGAGTCCCCGGAACGTTCGATGGTCATCAGCTTTACGGGCTCCTGAGCTACGGCTTGCTGCAGGCGCCGTGGCACCCTGCGGAACGGCGCGAACTTAGCCGCCCCACCGGGGCTGCTCGCACCCTTCGCTGTCCTTTTCATCCATACGTGTGAGGAGGTGCCCGGCTGCCGGAGAGGGCCGCCGCGGCCGTACAGTTTTCTGCGGGGCCGGGCTCCACGGCCCGCCCCGGCCGGAGCCGGCCGATCCGGCACGGGCCGGTACGACATTGGAGGAGCCGTGAGCGAGCTGCGCTTTGTCCGTCTGGGGTTCGGCGCCGAAGCCGTGGACTACGAAGAGGCATGGCAGGAGCAGCGCCGAGTGCACGCGGCGCGTCTCGCGGACGAGATCCCCGACACCTGCCTGCTCCTGGAGCACACCCCGGTCTTCACTGCGGGCCGCCGCACGGATCCCAGCGAGCGCCCCGTCGACGGCACCCCCGTCGTCGACGTCGACCGCGGCGGGAAGATCACCTGGCACGGCCCGGGGCAGCTCGTCGGCTACCCCATCCTGAAGCTGCCCCGACCGGTCGACGTGATCGCGCACGTGCGCCGGCTGGAAGAGGCCATGATCCGCACCTGCGCCGACTTCGGTCTGGAGACCACACGGATCGAGGGGCGCAGCGGTGCGTGGGTGCTGGGGGACACGGTGGGCCGCCCGGGGAAGGATCTCGGCGGTCTCTCCCTCGACTTCGACGCGCAGACCGAGGACGACGAGTACGACCCGCGGCTGCGCGGCCCCGAGTACGCGCCCTCCAACGCGGGCCAGCGAGGCGAGGACCGCAAGATCGGCGCGATCGGCGTCCGCGTCGCGAAGGGCGTGACCATGCACGGCTTCGCGCTCAACTGCGACCCGGACAACACCTGGTTCGACCGCATCGTCCCCTGCGGCATCCGCGACGCGGGCGTGACGTCGCTCTCGAACGAACTCGGTCACGACGTTCCGGTGACCGACGTGCTGCCCGTCATGGAGAAGCATCTGAGCGAGGTCCTGGAGTCGTCGGAGCCGCTGCCCCGCGCCGTGTGAGCCTGCCGCACCGGCTCTGCCTGCTGCGACGCTGCTGTGACCGCGGCCTGCGTCTGTGAGGCCACCGGCGGTGGGAGACACCGGAGCGATGGGCGTACCCTGAAGTTCGCCGAGGAATCGAAAGTACGTAGGGAGCCGGACGTGTCCGCTGTCGCACCCGACGGTCGCAAAATGCTCCGCCTTGAAGTCCGCAACAGCCAGACCCCCATCGAGCGCAAGCCCGAGTGGATCAAGACCCGGGCGAAGATGGGGCCCGAGTACAACGCTCTGCAGGACCTGGTGAAGCGCGAGGGTCTGCACACGGTGTGCCAGGAGGCCGGCTGCCCCAACATCTTCGAATGCTGGGAGGACCGGGAGGCCACCTTCCTCATCGGCGGCGAACAGTGCACCCGCCGCTGCGACTTCTGCCAGATCGACACGGGCAGGCCGGCCGAGCTCGACCGGGACGAGCCGCGCCGCGTCGCGGAGTCCGTCCAGCAGATGGAGCTGCGCTACGCGACGATCACCGGCGTCGCCCGCGACGACCTCGACGACGGCGGTGCCTGGCTCTACGCCGAAACGGTGCGCCAGATCCACGAGTTGATGCCCGACACCGGGGTCGAGCTGCTCATCCCCGACTTCAACGCCGTACCGGAGCAGCTCGCGGAGGTCTTCTCCTCGCGTCCCGAGGTCCTCGCCCACAACGTCGAGACGGTGCCCCGCATCTTCAAGCGCATCCGCCCCGCCTTCCGCTACGAGCGCTCCCTCGAGGTGATCACCCGCGCCCGCGAGGACGGACTGGTCACCAAGTCCAACCTCATCCTCGGCATGGGCGAGACGCGCGAGGAGGTCAGCGAGGCACTGCGCGACCTGCACGGGGCCGGCTGCGAACTCATCACGATCACCCAGTACTTGAGGCCATCCGCACGCCATCACCCCGTCGAGCGCTGGGTGAAGCCCCAGGAGTTCGTCGAACTCCAGGAGGAGGCCGAGGAGATCGGCTTCGCGGGCGTCATGTCCGGCCCGCTGGTGCGCTCTTCGTACCGCGCGGGACGTCTGTACAAGCAGGCGGTGGAGGCACGCGACGCCCGGGCGGCGTGACGGGGGCCACTCCCCGCGTGGACGGCGGCGTGACGTTGGCCGCATCGGCGTTCGCAGCCTTTGACCCGCTGGTCATCCGCTGGTAACACCTAACGGTGACGATGGCTGTACATACCGTTCATGGCAGCTATGTGAGATCACGGAGGGGAACCGCCTTGCGGACCACACTGCGCGCGCTGGAGAGCTTCGAGAACCTGCTGATGCGCAGGGGACACGAGACAGCACGCCGAAACGCCTGGACAGCGGTGCTGGAGGACCGACGCCGGGCCGTCGCGCGTACGGAGGCCCAGCGGGTACTGGAGGCCGCGGCCGACCGGAGGCCGGCCGCCACGTAAACTTCCCCGCATGGCGAGGAAGGAAGACTCCGAGAGCAACCCGGGGCGGCTCAAGCAGATCGCTCTGACGTACAAGATGACCCGGCGTGCCGACCGGAAGATCGGCCTGATCCTGGCCGGCGTGGGGCTTGTCACCTTCGGTGTACTCCTCGCCATCGGCTACCTGATCGGGCACCCGATCTACGCGGGCATCCTGGGCGTGATGCTGGCCCTGCTCGCGATGGCGATCATCTTCGGCCGCCGGGCCGAGCGGGCGGCCTTCGGCCAGATGGAAGGACAGCCCGGCGCCGCGGCGGCCGTACTGGAGAACATCGGCAAGGGCTGGACGATCACTCCGGCCGTGGCGATGAACCGCAGCCAGGACGTCGTCCACCGTGCCGTGGGCCGTGCGGGCATCGTCCTCGTCGCCGAGGGCAATCCGAACCGGCTGCGTTCGCTGCTGGCGTCCGAGAAGAAGCGCATGGCCCGGGTCGTCTCGGACGTTCCCGTGCACGACTTCATCGTCGGCGACGACGAGGACCAGGTGGAGCTGAAGAAGCTGCGCACCAAGCTGCTGAAGCTGCCGAGAGTCCTCACCGGTCCCCAGACCACGCAGGTCAACGACCGGCTGCGCGCGATGGGCGACCTGATGAGCAACATGCCCATCCCGAAGGGCCCGATGCCGAAGGGCATGCGGATGCCGCGGGGTCAGAGCGGTCGCTGAGCGGCCGCGCCGCACGGTCGCCTGCACGGCCGTGCATCGCATACGCACAGGTCCGGCCCGGGATTTCGAGCTCCCGGGCCGGACCTCTTGATGTCTGCGTGCCGATTGATGTCCGCGTACCGGACCCTGCAGTCCGCGTGCCGGACCGTGCCGTCCGCGTGCCCGCGGAGCGACGGAACGGGCTCCGGGTGACGTAGCAGGTTCCCGGGCGTCGCCGCCGGGCGTGGCCGCGTACCGGCCGCCGGGTCAGATCCGTACCTGAACCGCGCCGGAGAGCCTGTCGTGCAGTCCGCGCCCGTCGCGGTCCCAGACGAGCGCCGGAATGGCCAGCCCCAGCAGGACCGTACGGACCGCCACGCGCCACAGCGCCAGCCGTCCCAGCCCCTCCACGGCCACCACGCGCAGCCCGAGAAGCCGCTTGCCGGGGGTGCTGCCGATCGTGCCGACCGTCAGCAGGCTCAGTACGAGGAAGACGCCCAGAGCCCAGTTGTTCGCACTGCGCAGGTCACCGCCCGCGAACAGTCCGTACGCGATCAGCGCGGAGATCGCCCAGTCGATGAACAGGGCGCCCAGCCGGCGTCCGACCGGCGCGATCGAACGTGACCCCTCGGCGGGCAGGCCCAACCGCTCACCGCGGTGCCCGAAGTCCGCGCCCATGCCCTCGGCCGCGGCACGGGGGCCCGACAGCCATGACCCGATCGCATCCCTGTTGTTCACACGGCAACCGTATCGCGGGTGAGAATGACCTTGTCCGCAGGTCATCGGGTATCGGCGGGACACTGGTTAACATCAGCGAAACAGGTGGGTCACGCTTGAGAAATCGCGCCTGCCTATGGTCGCCACAGCGCGCGCCACCGCACTGGCCTGCGTACCAGCAATTCCCGTCCCTCCGCGGCGGGACTAGGAGGATGGATGTTCCAGAACGCCGCCGAGGCCAAGAAATACATCGCGGACAACGACGTGAAGTTCATCGACGTCCGGTTCTGCGACCTGCCGGGCATCATGCAGCACTTCACGGTCCCGGCCGAATCCTTCGACCCGGACGAGAACCTGATGTTCGACGGTTCCTCGATCCGCGGCTTCCAGGCCATCCACGAGTCGGACATGGCGCTCGTCCCCGACCTGAGCACGGCCCGGGTGGACCCCTTCCGCGAGCAGAAGCACATCAACATCAACTTCTTCATCCACGACCCGATCACCGGCGAGCAGTACAGCCGTGACCC
It contains:
- a CDS encoding RDD family protein, encoding MNNRDAIGSWLSGPRAAAEGMGADFGHRGERLGLPAEGSRSIAPVGRRLGALFIDWAISALIAYGLFAGGDLRSANNWALGVFLVLSLLTVGTIGSTPGKRLLGLRVVAVEGLGRLALWRVAVRTVLLGLAIPALVWDRDGRGLHDRLSGAVQVRI
- a CDS encoding DUF4191 domain-containing protein yields the protein MARKEDSESNPGRLKQIALTYKMTRRADRKIGLILAGVGLVTFGVLLAIGYLIGHPIYAGILGVMLALLAMAIIFGRRAERAAFGQMEGQPGAAAAVLENIGKGWTITPAVAMNRSQDVVHRAVGRAGIVLVAEGNPNRLRSLLASEKKRMARVVSDVPVHDFIVGDDEDQVELKKLRTKLLKLPRVLTGPQTTQVNDRLRAMGDLMSNMPIPKGPMPKGMRMPRGQSGR
- the lipA gene encoding lipoyl synthase, which encodes MSAVAPDGRKMLRLEVRNSQTPIERKPEWIKTRAKMGPEYNALQDLVKREGLHTVCQEAGCPNIFECWEDREATFLIGGEQCTRRCDFCQIDTGRPAELDRDEPRRVAESVQQMELRYATITGVARDDLDDGGAWLYAETVRQIHELMPDTGVELLIPDFNAVPEQLAEVFSSRPEVLAHNVETVPRIFKRIRPAFRYERSLEVITRAREDGLVTKSNLILGMGETREEVSEALRDLHGAGCELITITQYLRPSARHHPVERWVKPQEFVELQEEAEEIGFAGVMSGPLVRSSYRAGRLYKQAVEARDARAA
- the lipB gene encoding lipoyl(octanoyl) transferase LipB; its protein translation is MSELRFVRLGFGAEAVDYEEAWQEQRRVHAARLADEIPDTCLLLEHTPVFTAGRRTDPSERPVDGTPVVDVDRGGKITWHGPGQLVGYPILKLPRPVDVIAHVRRLEEAMIRTCADFGLETTRIEGRSGAWVLGDTVGRPGKDLGGLSLDFDAQTEDDEYDPRLRGPEYAPSNAGQRGEDRKIGAIGVRVAKGVTMHGFALNCDPDNTWFDRIVPCGIRDAGVTSLSNELGHDVPVTDVLPVMEKHLSEVLESSEPLPRAV